From the Oryza glaberrima chromosome 5, OglaRS2, whole genome shotgun sequence genome, one window contains:
- the LOC127773241 gene encoding L-type lectin-domain containing receptor kinase VIII.2-like: MPPPMAPPPPPPPPPPILLLLLLLLAAVAADVSTALRFDYATLTLGSLKLLGDAHLKNGTIRLSRDLPVPNSGAGRALYATPVALRGGFSTQFAFTVATLNADSVGGGLAFVLASDGVTLGDAGPYIGVSAASDVAAVEFDTLMDVQFEDVNGNHVGLDLGSMVSAVVADLDGVGVELTSGRTVNAWIEYSPKSGMEVFVSYSPKRPAEPVLSAPLDLGEYVKGDAFVGFSASTQGSTEMHAVEWWTFSTPTSSSSSPSKPSPRMATPSSPPPEAPVSSAAPPPASLNPMLPSPPQLPGVSTTTPSPPASTVSMPPTSSVAVASAPANSTAGISNAGSPHPPAHAAVAGAATAGAFVAVSFAGFALWALARRARARRRGTTALAAVADKRDSLASAAALARSPREFTYKELSAATRGFDASRVIGNGAFGTVYKGIIPDTGAMVAVKRCTNASADGAQARSEFLSELSIIAGLRHRNLLRLQGWCHEKGEILLVYDYMRNGSLDKALFDASSPVLPWSHRREILAGVASALAYLHHECERRVIHRDVKSSNVMLDDAYRARLGDFGLARQAEHGESPDATAAAGTMGYLAPEYLLTGRATEATDVFSFGALVLEVACGRRPIGATEGRCNNLVEWVWSLHGAGQVLDAVDARLRGEYDEAEMRRAMLVGLACSSPEPALRPGMRAVVQMLGGEADPPFVPAARPSMSFSANHQLLLSLQDSVSDYNALGLNDLSDDSSSDSLSSSSLTSTLRKGGHDIAAFSSAAAGDAAR; the protein is encoded by the coding sequence ATGCCACCACCCatggcgccaccaccaccaccgccgccgccgccgccgattctcctcctcctgctgcttctgctcgccgccgtggcaGCTGACGTGTCCACTGCACTGCGCTTCGACTACGCGACGCTGACGCTGGGCAGCCTCAAGCTGCTCGGCGACGCGCACCTCAAGAACGGCACCATCCGCCTCTCCCGCGACCTCCCCGTCCCAAACTCCGGCGCGGGGCGGGCGCTCTACGCCACCCCCGTCGCCCTCCGCGGCGGCTTCTCCACCCAGTTCGCCTTCACCGTCGCCACCCTCAACGCCGactccgtcggcggcggcctcgccttCGTCCTCGCCTCCGACGGGGTCACCCTCGGCGATGCCGGGCCCTACATCGGCGTCTCCGCCGCGTccgatgtcgccgccgtcgagttTGACACCCTCATGGATGTGCAGTTCGAGGATGTGAATGGGAATCACGTCGGGTTGGATCTTGGGAGCATGGTGTCCGCCGTGGTTGCCGATCTTGATGGCGTTGGGGTTGAGCTCACCAGCGGGAGGACGGTGAACGCGTGGATCGAGTACTCGCCCAAGAGCGGCATGGAGGTGTTCGTCTCGTACTCGCCCAAGCGCCCCGCCGAGCCGGTGCTCTCCGCGCCGCTCGATCTCGGGGAGTATGTCAAGGGCGACGCGTTCGTCGGCTTCTCCGCCTCCACGCAGGGGAGCACCGAGATGCACGCCGTCGAGTGGTGGACATTCTCcacgcccacctcctcctcctcgtcgccgtccaaGCCGTCCCCGCGTATGGCGACGCCttcgtccccgccgccggaaGCGCCGGTTTCGTCAgccgctccgcctccggcgAGTCTTAATCCGATGCTTCCCTCGCCTCCGCAGCTTCCCGGCGTATccacgacgacgccgtcgccgccggcgtccacggTTTCGATGCCTCCCACCAGCTCGGTCGCGGTGGCGAGCGCTCCGGCCAATTCGACGGCCGGGATTAGTAATGCCGGATCGCCGCACCCGCCCGcgcacgcggcggtggcgggcgccgcgacggcggggGCCTTCGTGGCCGTCTCGTTCGCGGGCTTCGCGCTGTGGGCGCTGGCGCGCCGCGCCagggcgaggaggcgcggcaccacggcgctggcggcggtggccgacaAGCGCGACAGCctagcgtcggcggcggcgctcgcgcgctcgccgcgggaGTTCACCTACAAGGAGCTCAGCGCCGCCACGCGCGGCTTCGACGCGTCCCGCGTCATCGGGAACGGCGCGTTCGGCACCGTGTACAAGGGCATCATCCCGGACACGGGCGCCATGGTCGCCGTCAAGCGCTGCACCAATGCCAGCGCCGACGGCGCGCAGGCGCGGTCGGAGTTCCTCTCCGAGCTCTCCATCAtcgccggcctccgccaccgcaACCTGCTCCGCCTCCAGGGGTGGTGCCACGAGAAGGGCGAGATCCTGCTCGTCTACGACTACATGCGCAACGGCAGCCTCGACAAGGCGCTGTTCGACGCGTCCTCGCCGGTGCTCCCGTGGAGCCACCGCCGCGAGATCCTCGCCGGCGTGGCCTCGGCGCTGGCCTACCTCCACCACGAGTGCGAGCGGCGCGTCATCCACCGCGACGTCAAGTCCAGCAACGTGATGCTCGACGACGCATACCGCGCGCGGCTCGGCGACTTCGGCCTGGCGCGGCAGGCGGAGCACGGCGAGTcgcccgacgccaccgccgccgccggcacgatGGGCTACCTGGCGCCGGAGTACCTCCTGACGGGGCGCGCCACGGAGGCCACCGACGTGTTCAGCTTCGGCGCGCTGGTGCTGGAGGTGgcgtgcgggcggcggccgaTCGGGGCGACGGAGGGGAGGTGCAACAACCTGGTGGAGTGGGTGTGGAGCCTCCATGGCGCAGGCCAGGTGCTCGACGCGGTGGACGCGAGGCTGCGCGGCGAGTACGACGAGGCGGAGATGCGGAGGGCGATGCTGGTGGGGCTCGCGTGCTCGAGCCCGGAGCCGGCGCTGCGGCCGGGGATGAGGGCGGTGGTGCAGATgctgggcggcgaggcggacccGCCGTtcgtgccggcggcgaggccgtcgaTGAGCTTCTCGGCGAACCACCAGCTGCTGCTGAGCCTGCAGGACAGCGTGTCCGACTACAACGCGCTGGGCCTCAACGACCTCTCCGACGACTCCTCGTCGGACTCGCTCAGCTCCTCCTCGCTCACCAGCACGCTGCGCAAGGGCGGCCACGACATCGCCGCcttcagctccgccgccgccggcgacgccgcccggTGA